Genomic DNA from Procambarus clarkii isolate CNS0578487 chromosome 34, FALCON_Pclarkii_2.0, whole genome shotgun sequence:
gggaaacatgatgaagtaactattttttagttgactgatgaatacttttagttaaggaaaacgacaaaacatgatgaacatgacttttctgatgattggcggataattttttagataagaaatgacaatgaaacatgatgaacacagttattttctgttgactatggaataagtttagttgggaaatgatgaaagttattattattagttgaatgacgatggataaagttagttatgaacagtgttggaaagaatcCTTTggaaatttttagctaagagcaaggatgttttagttaagaacggtgttgaatgagattaatcctgactattttcggttgattgacaagtaatttttagttaagaagttacaagaaaggtttgtctttgtaaatttggaactgaataaagtgtagatttgtttaagaacaaggttggtagaactattaagttgactacgagaattactttgacatagttttgcaaataaaactgggtgactaaaattgttgagggaactgtattgccgatgataatatttgacaaagaactagttagtgaatggaagaaacaaattggtttaaaggaacaaacaacataaaaaattgaggttaagtaagggaatgaacacagtgaacatacggtgatcacagaaaacatgtaagaaaagttgatgaacacagtgaacatgcagggaatatgaacttacagagaatatgaagacatggtaaggaacatagggaatacaaataatgagcactgaacatgtgaagaacaagctaagaacattgagaacatgaatattgagtataaaagttgtaaagagaacatatgatgtacatgaaaacatgataaaaacatagtgaacatacgggggaaatggtagaaaacagaaaaattgagaaaaaccgGTGAAaacaaatttgaactgagcatgctgcaaATACTTGCTGAACAtgaagtgaacacagaaaacatggatgagaatacgaagaacacagtgaatatagagaaaatatgaaaatacagtaggattattgaagattggataagttggggatgagaaggtaagggagggaaagtgtACGGTGAGATTTTGATcatgtgattattgcttacttgggtaaacaaaaaggtattgaaggtaaggtgttatatgacaGTGTGAATATTACGGACCCGAGTACACCAAGGGTATTAAAGGAaatgatgtttactttgatagactggagagaggcttgatctgaaataatttgatgaacattgaactaagtgaAGGACATGAGTTGGAAATCGGTAATTTCAGCTTGATTTATTTGCAGgggttctgaaaatgtagttggggtgtttaaatctcagagggatttggactgatagtaatgaatttacaggagtgaacttggacaaaggacaagagctagagttttataattgtttacatcatatttactatgtctgaaatacagagggtaaaaatttcagggaaattgatcggttatttacaaagatacgagagagaactaaggtggggacgagagctggagctcgctaactgtttttgatcttatttacggtgtctgaaatacagagggtaaaaaattcaggggaattgataggatattaacaaagacttgagggggaagtagggtgggggacgagagctggagctcagtaactgacttgatcttatttactacgactgaaatatgactgtttaaaatttcagggggattggactgctagtagggaaaatgtggtctctgtcaaatttgggtcttcaattggactctgattaatttcgatcatgaactggactctgaatattttggcacaaagtggactctggcaaattttcggtataaactggactctgatgaaaattgggtagaaaatggactctgtcaaattgctgttgttaattggactctgataatttttgggtaaaaactggactctgatgaattttgctagaaaactggactctgatgaatttctgttgttaattggactctgatcatttttgggtaaaaactggactctgatgaattttgctcgcaaagtggactctgttaacTTCACGGAAAAGCTTGACTCTGATTATTTCAGGCATTAGTCTCAGAGGCAgcttcagtattaaaggttacattgagatgcctaggttgatttgtgtaaaactgactggttaatgaaaaaggaacaagcattacgatgtcagaaaatagctgtaaggaattATGAAGAGAGAACAATATGAAAGGAGAGAGGGGTACTGTAACAGGtaaggagaggggtgagggatggtcggatattatggagaagataagattatggaggtgacctgaaggcaacGTCTGGCTGGTggcgtaaggtaaatacaggtgacgcgagagattgtgaggtaagggggagggagggggtgtgatgcATGAGCAGGAGATGCCgggggagggggatggcaggataatgattcagttatatagccatatactagtttctaagtaagaatcctacTTAAATGTAAAAGGCCTAAATATCTGTTTGTTCTTGGtatgaactctgaaaaatttctcccataagaactttaacaaaactcgtatgacattattttcatcataagaacttttaacaaacttctaaaatctcagaaattattttcttcATAAGAAACCTCTAAGAGCATATCGACTCTTTTCCAAAGTTCATTGAATCTGGTGGGCCGTAGCGGAACTTTTGCCTGAAAAAAAAAGGGCCCATACGCCCCTTGGTAATATCAGCCCTTTTTTCCCCGAGAAAAAAAGGGCCCATACGCCGCCATCCCTACTacttataacaaatcactggcaacaggggaactgccagaaatttggaaagcagctaacatagtccaGATATACAAAaaagaggatagacaggaggcactgaactacaggccagtatccctaacctgcataccatgcaagctgatggagaagattgtgcagagAAAGCTAGTGGAAAATCTGcaacgaaagaactttgtaacacagcatcaacattggttcagggatggcaagtcctgcttcacagggttacttgaattctacgaccgggcaaccaaaaatcaggcaagaaagagaagggtgggcagactgcatatttttttattgccagaaagcctttgatacagtaccacacaagaggctagtgaaaaagctggagatgcaggctggagtgaaagggaaggtactccgttggataaaagagtacctaagcaacaggagacaacgagtcaatatgaggggtgaggtttcagattggcgagacgttacaagtggagtcccgcagggaacagtccttggacctatactgtttctggtataagtaaatgatctcccagaggatatagactcgtttctctcaatgcttgctgacgatgcaaaaattatgaggaggattgaaatagagatgatagtaggaggctacaagatgacctagacagactgagtgaatggtccaacaaatggctgttgaagttcaacccaagtaaatgcaaagtaatgaaactaggtggtcgaaacagaaggccagacacaggatacagaataggagatgaagcagACAGATAgaaaaatctaggagttgatatcacaccaaacccgtCTCCTGAAacctacataaaaagaataacatctgcggcatatgtgaggctggctaacatcagaacagccttcaggaacccgtgaaaggaatcattcaggttcTTGCATacgacatacgtaagaccaatcctggagtatgcggccccagtatggagcccgtaacttgtcaagcacaagacgaagctggaaagagttcaaaggtatgctactagactagtcccagaactaagaggcatgagttacgagcaaatgctgcggaaaatgcaccttacgacactggaagacagaagagtgaggggagacatgatcactacctacaaagtcctcaggggaattgacagggtaaagaaggataaactatttaacactggtggtacgcaaacaaggggacacaggtggaaactgattacccaaatgagccacagggacgttcgaaagaagtttttcagtgtcagagtagttaacaggtggaatgtattaggcagcgatgtggtggaggctgaatccacgcacagttttaaatgtagatatgattgagccctgtagactctggaatctgtacaccagttgagaggcggaaccaaagagccaaagctcaacccctgcaagcacatacAGGTGAGTACATTCACTCAATCCACAGGATAACacccctcctctctttctctgtctctctctctgtctccctgtctctctcggtctctctctgtctctctgtgtctctgtctgtctctctctctctctctgtctgtctctctctctctctctctgtctgtctgtctgtctgtctgtctgtctgtctgtctgtctgtctgtctgtctgtctgtctctctctctctctctctctctctctcttccctctctctctctctctctctctctctctctctctctctctctctctctctctctctctctctctctctctctctctctctctctctctctctctctctctctcttccctctctctctctctctctctctctctctctctctctctctctctctctctctctctctctctctctctctctctctctctctctctctctctctctctctctctctctctttctctctctctctcctctctctctctcctctctctctctctctctctctctctctctctctctctctctctctctctctctctctctctctctctctctctctctctctctctctctctctctctctctttctctctctctctctctctctctctcctctctctctctcctctctctctctctctctctctctctctctctctctctctctctctctctctctctctctctctctctctctctctctctctctctctctctctctcaaccctccctccctcccacatccGAAGGAGGgttgagagagacacacacacactcagaccgtcagtagtttcaaagcgttatatgagaaagagtgctgggaagacgggacaacacgagcgtagctctcatcctgtaactacactcagggaattccacttaggtaattacacaccaaacgcacgcacacactcacgcacgcaaATAGACACCAGCGTTAGTGAGTGTAGACTAACACTAACCCTAGGGGAACAAAAAGGGATCAAGCAGGATGGTAGTAAAACAGAACACAGTTGGAGGAGAGGAACAGGGCGAGTCATCCATGGAGATTCATGCTCGTGCGTGGAGGgaaatcagtggggaattgaactaATTGTCGACGGCAGTGAATTGTTCGATACATACATTGAATATATGACGGTAAATAGTCTAGAGAATATAGGCGAGGAATTTTTCTTGTGATTCCTTCATTTTCCCACCCGAGGATTTGAGTCACGTTTTCAGGATTGGGAGAGCTGTTGCTGACATTTttttacccatgtgcatgggaaataggctttcaggttccagaagatgattggaaatgtcaacactatggggaaatgcccgacagacccctggaacattatctaagacAGTGCAAAGTTACATactcattaagatttcaactaagaTTCAACAGTGCACAAGAAGTTGATAAACACATGGGgtataatcttactgaagcgaccatacgagtcataaatactcatacaccgtctcagtaaaacagaaacaagtaatAATTAGTGGGCCAgacagaggtttagggcccgtgCAGCaaaatccctgcaaaaaaaaaaaaaataaagaaataattAAGTACATATGAGACACAGCAGGCAGTAAATGATATTACTACCATTATACATATTTTGGGGATTCCCACAACACGAGGTTAGATCCCAACACAACTTTGTGCAATGTTGCAGAAGCGTAATATGTCTCAGTCATAGTGACTGGAACTCTGCAACCATCATATTTGACCTAAAAATTTCGACCAAAAAGTCATGATCGAGAGTGCGACAAATATATTGCTAGAGAAAGGGATGTCATGAAAATTAGGAAAGTTTCATTAAAAAGTTCTTGATAAAAATCACAATAAATTCCTTATAAACGTCATCAACTGTAAGAAAAACTCTCTTACAAAAGATCTCATCTTATTATCTACATGTGAATACATGACCTTTGACCCCGGTGCTCTGACCTCCAACCCGCTGGCTTCCATGTTCAACCCAGGAGTTCTGACCTATACCCTAGTGACAATGATTTAAACAATAAAGACCTGATTTTCAACCCTGTGTCCAAGCCCTGTAACCAACCATTACTAAAGAGCCTCCACCCTGGGCTACAGTCAACAGTACCATCCTTCACCAAGGAGCCTCCACCCTGGGCTACAGTCAACAGTACCATCCTTCACCAGGGAACCTCCACCCTTGGCTACAGTCAACAGTACCATCCTTCACCAAGGAGCCTCCACCCTTGGCTACAGTCAACAGTACCATCCTTCACCAGGGAACCTCCACCCTTGGCTACAGTCAACAGTACCATCCTTCATTACGGAGTCTCCACCATGGGCTCCTCTCTTGGATGGAGGTATGATGGGATAATGTCCAAGCTGTGGTCACAGTGAGTCAAGGTGGTCGGGATAATGTCCAAGCTGTGGTCACATTGGGTCAAGGTGGTCGGGATAATGTCCAAGCTGTGGTCACATTGGGTCAAGGTGGTCGGGATAATGCCCAAGCTGTGGTCACATTGGGTCAAGGTGGTCGGGATAATGTCCAAGCTGTGGTCACATTGGGTCAAGGTGGTCGGGATAATGTCCAAGCTGTGGTCACATTGGGTCAAGGTGGTCGGGATAATGTCCAAGCTGTGGTCACATTGGGTCAAGGTGGTCGGGATAATGCCCAAGCTGTGGTCACATTGGGTCAAGGTGGTCGGGATAATGTCCAAGCTGTGGTCACATTGGGTCAAGGTGGTCGGGATAATGTCCAAGCTGTGGTCACATTGGGTCAAGGTGGTCGGGATAATGTCCAAGCTGTGGTCACATTGGGTCAAGGTGGTCGGGATAATGCCCAAGCTGTGGTCACATTGGGTCAAGGTGGTCGGGATAATGTCCAAGCTGTGGTCACATTGGGTCAAGGTGGTCGGGATAATGTCCAAGCTGTGGTCACATTGGGTCAAGGTGGTCGGGATAATGTCCAAGCTGTGGTCACATTGGGTCAAGGTGGTCGGGATAATGTCCAAGCTGTGGTCACATTGGGTCAAGGTGGTCGGGATAATGCCCAAGCTGTGGTCACATTGGGTCAAGGTGGTCGGGATAATGTCCAAGCTGTGGTCACATTGGGTCAAGGTGGTTGGCATGATGCCCAAGCTGATGCTTGACGGATAGAGCCAAGTATTCCTCAATACCTCGGATGCTATTATCTATACAGCCCAATTATGTTAATAATTTGGGTTCAGGGAAGCGCACTGATGGATATTATAACATGTTCCCACCGCTTTACGTATCATTTAAACTGTTGTTGATTTTAAATCAATATTGAAACATAGTGATGGCATTTTAATATTTCCTTAACAACGAGTCACTATCCACCATTCAACGCATCCAACGATAACATGAAAATAAACCAATGTAACttaataaaaattaaattaaactgCAAaactatggaatgtggaatatgcAGATGTaatgaatattttggagccagcgcGCCCTGTAGCAGCGTCCCGCTAACATGTACAGCCATTATAACACCCGCTTTACCTGGtttaaaatgaagggaaaaataatttattaatatttatatatgtgaaGAAATGTATAACTTATATATGAAATTGAAAATGTGTTTGAATTTAGTGAAAATAAAAGAAAGGATTTAATGAAACAATTGATGACGTTGATGGGTATTTTATCAAGACTTTACTCTTTATAAGTCCTTTAAATATTGACTCTGGTTATGTACATGAGGGAAaaacatttattatatatatatatatatttatatatatatatatatatatatatatatatatatatatatatttatatatatatatatatatatatatatatatatatatatatatatatatatatatatatatatatatatatatatatatatatatatatatatatatatatatatatatatatatatatatatatatatatatatatatatatgtgtatgcagaataaccacatatgaaaaatagaaaatgcttaacgcgttttcggctaattcgccttcatcagagcaaagtagaatgaggataagattgctgatcagacctttatatccgcctgggcagatcacctgaccaccaaaaataagtggaggaaaggaattataagaaagaaggtaattgcagaaggcctattggcccatacaaggcagctcctattaatatctccaagtgccatacgtgtttaaatgattgctatattgttttgacgtgctatattgaggcttaaatagggatccaacttgtacataccggggctcacattaaggctgttgttacaatgtttgatcagggcagactcgatcacgtttcgttcaacaaaatccttacttttaacaatacattttgcccctgtgaagtcgatagaatgattacataaactggaatgtaaatacaatgcactggattgctgggctgtacgaatagcgtatgaatgctgttttaaacgcgaggaaagagttttacctgtctggccgatgtaaacacatgcacactcattacaagggatggaatacacacaacctgctacagacgagggcgagttcttaattaacatggacttaactgtattatcattttctttacttaagggtactgtgcctaattgtccagagaggtttatgcgagcgttcaaaaccctcaaaaaagataactctctacatatcactaaagctgataaatccaatgctgttgtcatcatggacaaagaagactatgtccaaaaaatgaaccagttattggaggacagagacacttacttacctgttaatagtgaccctattgaaagagttattgctcatttcaacaaaactcttaaaaccgtgctcaagaaagataaggagttgattcctaagtttttaagtcgttccccttctctcccatatctatatgggcttattaaaacacacaaaccgaataatcctgcaagacctattattagttctgttggatctgtggcatatagactttccaaatggcttgtccaagtcttgtctccagtagtaggttccatatccaactcacacataacaaacaacttggacttggttaacaagttgtctagtttgaaattaaattatgattttaaacttgtgagttttgatgtgacggctctgttcactagggttcctgttgatgatctgttgtcattcttacgggatctactcccaaggtataatttaactttgcctactaacaccattattgaacttataaaattgtgcattaaagataattatttcagctttaatgattcattttataaacaaacatttggcatggcgatgggtaatcccctctcccctgttttgagcaatgtgtacatggaatgtttcgaaacaaatatccttcccaggattttaccctcaaatttgctttggtacaggtacgttgacgatattttgtgcctgtggccggttaatcatgacgaaactgattttctcaatcaaatcaattcgctggttccgtcaattaaattcacaattgagaacgaagtgaatggtgttctgccttttttagacatcatgattcatagaattggtagaagtttcaaattcaatgtgtataggaaacctaccaatgtgtgctcgtatgtacatttctattcaaatcatcatgttcaggtcaagcgggcagttttttctggtatgtttctcagagcactgagagtttgtagtccggaatttttcgatgaagaaatagcaaatatatttgaaattgggaagaagttaaaatacccaaaatcgatcttggatcttgcgtttggtcaagcaaaaaggactttctacaaacagactactaagtcaaaaccagaactgaaaaattcgttggtattaccatattctgagggtctagtaaatcttgccccagccctgaagaaccttaatattaatttagtgttcaaaaatgataatacagttaagtccatgttaattaagaactcgccctcgtctgtagcaggttgtgtgtattccatcccttgtaatgagtgtgcatgtgtttacatcggccagacaggtaaaactctttcctcgcgtttaaaacagcattcatacgctattcgtacagcccagcaatccagtgcattgtatttacattccagtttatgtaatcattctatcgacttcacaggggcaaaatgtattgttaaaagtaaggattttgttgaacgaaacgtgatcgagtctgccctgatcaaacattgtaacaacagccttaatgtgagccccggtatgtacaagttggatccctatttaagcctcaatatagcacgtcaaaacaatatagcaatcatttaaacacgtatggcacttggagatattaataggagctgccttgtatgggccaataggccttctgcaattaccttctttcttataattcctttcctccacttatttttggtggtcaggtgatctgcccaggcggatataaaggtctgatcagcaatcttatcctcattctactttgctctgatgaaggcgaattagccgaaaacgcgttaagcattttctatttttcatatgtggttattctgcatacttggatcagtgtttttgtgatcattgttgcatatatatatatatatatatatatatatatatatatatatatatatatatatatatatatatatatatatatatatatatatatatatatatatatatatattgcatatatatatatatatatatatatatatatatatatatatatatatatatatatatatatatatatatatatatatatacatatatatattgtgaagaaTTTGTGCTATTTCCTTCACTGTGATCtgtttatatttacgtaaataatTACTAGAAATTTACAAGGACTGTCTCTTTTACAAACTGTACAAGGTGCTTAGTTCCACGACGAGTCTGAAGCTCGTCTAGGAACTAATCCTCTTGACCCTAAGGAACACTACTCAGTCAACTTGAACCAAAGGAACACTACTTAGACAACTATCTCGAGAATGTCAAAGTGTCCTCAGAACACTTTGACACATCTCAGGGTGAACTTTTCTGCAAGCTAAAGGATTAAACAAGCTCCTACGCTGCCTTTAAAGATTAACTGACAACAAAAGTGATGGCTAGCCACTGGAGATGGTTAGACTTGTCCCTCTGTGTCCTACTGGTGACGTGAAACGCGCAGTCGGTAGTTAACCTTCACCTTAGGTTGCAGAGTGAAATTGTACCTTTTTTTACTTTGACTTATTTAGTATAACaaatactatatatatttttcgTGTATGTAACACTTAAACCCAAGGCAGTGATGGATACAGATGGCTATACCGACAACTGCCTTATTGTCTCCTCGACCAGTTTAACTAACACCTGCTACAGGTGATAACGAGATAACTGCAGGTTGGATGGTTGATCCTAGATAAACACAAGGAAAGACTATGAACAAGATAAATATCATTATGTGCGATTGTCCCCTATTGTGATTTGGTTATAAGTATTAATTAGGCCAGATGTGATGTGCATCACGTGGTACTATCAATGATAATTGTCAGAAAAGAAAGTCAGCCCCATGTTGGGCACTAGATGTGATGGTTATTCCCTATAGTGAATAAGTTAACTATCTTAATACAAGTGACTTCAGTCAGAAAGAACTGCACTagcaacaaaacaaatgcagtaaTGACAGCTTAATACTTTAAGACTGCACGGGGAAGCATAGAGCAGCTGCAGGAGTGGAAATCCTTGGCACTCCCTATCCACTGGGTCGTGGAACTTCCGTAACTACTGAAGGAAGCTTTCAAAGTAGCTCGTTGTCTTCTCACACCAAATACTTTTATTTCGTGTGTATGGCTATGAAATTAGTTCAAGTCCAGGAACCCAAAGCAACATGATGTGTCACTTTCAAGGGCAATGGCAGAGTCAGTATATGGTACAAGGGGCTTAGAAGGTGTGAACACAGAGGCACTTGTAGTTCAACATATAACAAATTATTCATAAAATTTAATACTATCGATACATGACAAGAATAGTTTAACGTTACGTTAACGTCCGACGTGGCGCTGCCAAAGCTAGGCAAGCCGGAAGAAACGCGCTTCCGGTTCAGGCCGCTCGCGGTATTAACATTAACTACATTTAACAAAGTGGGCGACCACTCCAGATGCAAGTAACAGCTATTCGCAACTGCGGCAAGCAATAATAATgacaca
This window encodes:
- the LOC138370920 gene encoding uncharacterized protein translates to MPTTLTQCDHSLDIIPTTLTQCDHSLGIIPTTLTQCDHSLDIIPTTLTQCDHSLDIIPTTLTQCDHSLDIIPTTLTQCDHSLDIIPTTLTQCDHSLGIIPTTLTQCDHSLDIIPTTLTQCDHSLDIIPTTLTQCDHSLDIIPTTLTQCDHSLGIIPTTLTQCDHSLDIIPTTLTQCDHSLDIIPTTLTQCDHSLDIIPTTLTQCDHSLGIIPTTLTQCDHSLDIIPTTLTQCDHSLDIIPTTLTHCDHSLDIIPSYLHPREEPMVETP